The window AGGCCTTCCGGCTGCTGGCCGGGCGGCTCCAGGACTGCCGGTCGGTCCGGCCGTGGGGCGCCGACCGGACCTTCCCGGCGCACGATCCGCGCCTGCGCATCGACGCGATCTTCGCGACCGCCGGGATCGAGGTCCTCGGCTGTGGAGTCCCGTCGGGGCTGCACGGCATCACCGAGCCGGACCTGCGGGCGGCCACGGACCATCTGCCGGTTCTGGCAGCACTCCGGGTGCCCGCCCTCGCCTCCCTCGCCGAACCGGCTTGATCCCGGGGGCGGCTGGTCGCACTGCCCCGGGAGCCGTGTCAGACGACCGCGCCGCGCCCCGGATCGTCGTCGTCCTCGTCGGTGTCCTGCATCCGCGCGACCAGGGTGACGAAGCCGCCCAGGAAGCCGCCGACGCAGAGCGTGGTCAGCCACCACGTCATGTCCCACTGCAGCAGCACCGCGATCAGCAGCAGTACCGGCCCGCCGACGACCGCGAGCCAGGCGAACTTCGCCGGGACGTCGGCCTCCGGCAGCGGCGGCGGCTCCGGCGGGACGAAATGCCCCTCGTCGTGGTTGTCCGCGTCGTCCCCGTCGGCCGGCTCCGTCACCTCGTAGTCACGCGGACCGTTGACACCGGGCGCGAAGACGACCGAGCTGCCGAGCGGCTTCTCCGGCGGCTTCGGGGGCCCCTGCTTCCCGGCACCCTTGTCGGGGTCCAGGACGTTGCGCTGATCGTCCTCCAGCTGCGCGAGGTCATCGATCGACTTGAACGGCTTGGCACCCGGCGGGTCCGGCGGCTCCTCGCCGTACCCTGCGACGATCGCTTCCCAGACGGCCGCCTCGTCGATCGGGTCGCCCTCGCCCCTGGGCCTTGCCGGGGCATCCTGCGCACCCGCGCCCCCGTCGGGCACGGCCGCTCCCTCGGTGGGGCGCGGTTCGCGCTCCTCCTCGCTGCCCGCGCGCTCCGCGTCGTGCTCAGCCACCGGATGTGCTCCCCTTCTTTCCGACGCTCGGAGCGAGGCGGCCGATGAACGAAATGCTCTCGTCGAAGATCCGCTCCGCATCGTGGTCCAACGTCGCCACGTGGTAGCTCTGTTCCAGCAGGATCTCCTCGACATCCGTGGACGACACCCGGCTGAGGATCCGCGCCGAGTCGGCCGGCGGCACCACGTGGTCCTGCGGGCTGTGCAGCAGCAGGAGCGGCTGGGTGACCTGCGGCAGATCGGTGTCGACCAGCCGGAAGAAATTCCGCAGCGAATGCGCCGCGTGCAGTGGCACCCGGTCGTAGCCGATCTCCACGGAGCCGTCCCGCGCGATGTCGTTGGCCACGCCCTTCGTCGACGGCAGCAGATGACGGACGACCGGCAGTGCGTACGCCGCCAGGCCGTGCACCTTGTTCCCGGGGTTGACCAGAACCAGGCCGCTGATCGCGTCCCCGTGCTTCGCCGCCAGCCGCAGCGCCAGCGCGCCGCCCATCGACAGCCCGAAGACGAAGACCTGACTGCACCGCTCCGACAGGGCCCGCAGCTCCCTGTCCACCTCCGCGTACCAGTCCTGCCAGCCCGTGACCTGCATGTCCTGCCAGCGCGTGCCGTGCCCGGGCAGCAGCGGCAGCGAGACCGTGAGTCCGCGCTCCGCCAGATGGTCGGCCCAGGGACGCAGCGACTGCGGTGAACCGGTGAATCCGTGGCAGAGGAGGACGCCGACCTCTCCGCCCTCGTGGCGGAACGGCTCGGCTCCAGGAAGGACCGGCACGGGGGTCTCCTGTTCGTGAGGCTCGAAGGGGAGCGAAAGGGGGGAGTGCAAGAGGATTACTTCACCGTACGCGACCGGGCTGACACCGACCAGGGTCGTCACCGGTCACAGCCGTGCTTCGGCCCCGTGCCGGGCAGGAACGGCAGCGGCACCACGGGTTAAGGTCAGTGCGACAGCACACAGGAGGCACCCGAGTTGATCTACGGCGCAATGAAGTTCTCCATCGGCGGGTCATTGAAGCTCGCCTTCAGGCCGTGGGTGGAGGGCCTGGAGAACATCCCCGCTCAGGGGCCGGCGATCCTCGCGAGCAACCATCTCTCGTTCTCCGACTCCTTCTTCCTGCCGGCCGTCCTGGACCGCAAGGTCACCTTCATCGCCAAGTCCGAGTACTTCACCGGACCCGGCGTGAAGGGCAGGCTCACAGCCGCCTTCTTCAAGGGCGTCGGCCAGGTCCCGGTGGACCGCTCCGGGGCCCGCGGTGCCGGTGAGGCGGCCATCAAGGCGGGCATAGAGGTCATCGAGAGCGGTGGACTCTTCGGTATCTACCCGGAGGGCACCCGGTCGCCCGACGGCCGGCTCTACCGCGGCAAGCCCGGCGGACTGGCCCGCGTGGCCCTCGCCACCGGAGCGCCCGTCATCCCCGTCGCGATGATCGACACGGAGAAGATCCAGCCGCCCGGTCAGCTGATGCCCAAGCTGATGCGCCCCGGTATCAGGATCGGCAAGCCGCTCGACTTCAGCCGGTACCACGGCATGGAGGGCGACCGCTTCATCCTGCGCTCGGTCACCGACGAGGTGATGTACGAGATCATGAAACTCTCCGGCCAGGAGTACGTCGACATCTACGCGACCGCGGCAAAGCGGCAGATCGCGGACGAGGCGAAGCGCAGGGCCGAGGAGGAGAAGCACGCGGGCGGAAAGCCCGGAATGCAAGGGTGACGAATCGGTCCGGTGCGTAACCGCGCCGGCGTCCGTCGGGGGGTGGGGGCATGGCCAAGCGCGAGCGGGTCGTACGCATGTCGGTCGAGCAGCCGCTGTGGCGTGCGCTGACCGCGTACCGGATTCTGACGATGCTCTATGCGAGTCTGCTCGCCGTCTTCGGCCGGGGCGAGTACGAGCGGCCTTGGGTGGCCTTCGGCTACCTGGTCGTCATGGCCGCCTGGACCCTCGCCACGCTCCCCAAGGTCGCGGGCGCGGTGAGCTGCACCAAGCGCTTTCTCGGTGCCGACCTCGCGCTTGCTCTGGTCGGTATTCTGCTGACCCCGCTCGCGGACTTCGACGCCCAGCACATGGACGGCTCGACCCTGCCGTCCATCTGGACCGCGGGTTCCGTCCTGGCGTTCGCGATCAAGGGCGGCTGGCGGTGGGCGGCCTTCGCCTCCACCTTCGTCGCCGCAGCCAACATCGTCGAGCGCGGCGAACCCAGCCGCGACACCTTCCACAACGTCCTGCTGGTCTGGGTCGCCGCCATCGCCATCGGTTACGTCGTCGAGGTGGCCAGGGCCAGTGAGCGCACCCTGGCCCGCGCCCTGGAGATCGAGGCCGCCACCCGGGAACGCGAGCGGCTGGCCCGCGGCATCCACGACAGCGTTCTCCAGGTCCTCGCGATGGTGCAGCGCCGTGGCACTGCGCTGGGCGGCGAGGCGGCCGAGCTGGGCCGGATGGCCGGGGAACAGGAGGTCGCCCTGCGCACCCTGGTCTCCAGCGGACTGGTGCCCACCACCCGGGTCTCCGAGGACGCCGCCGAGGGCGCGGTGGTCCGTACCGTCGAGGTCGACGACGAGGAGGACGGCCCGGCCGGCGGGGCCGCATGCGATCTGCGCTCCCTGCTCGCCCCGCACGCCGGCTCCCGGGTCAGCTTCGCGGAGCCCGGCGCCCCGGTACTGCTCGCTCCGGCGGCGGCGAAGGAACTCGCGGCCGCTGTCGGTGCCGCCCTGGACAATGTGCGGGTGCACGCGGGCCAGGACGCCCAGGCCTGGATCCTCGTCGAGGACTGGCCGGACGAGGTGATCGTGACGGTCCGGGACGACGGCCCGGGCATTGCGGAGGGGCGGCTGGCGCAGGCAGAGGGGGAGGGGCGGATGGGGGTCGCCCTGTCGATCCGGGGGCGGCTGCGTGACCTGGGCGGCACGGCAGAGCTGATCTCGGTGCCCGGCCAGGGCACCGAGGTCGAGTTGAAGGTCCCAAAGGTTTCGAGGACTCCGAACGATTCACGGGGGAAGGCAGGTTCCGGCCGATGAGCGCGGACAACGTGACGAAAGCGACCGGCGCGACGAGCGCGGCGGGCGGGCAGGGCGCCACGCAGCGGGGGATCAGGGTGATGGTGGTCGACGACCACCCGATGTGGCGCGACGCCGTCGCCCGCGATCTCGCCGAGTCGGGCTTCGACGTGGTGGCGACCGCCGGTGACGGCCCGCAGGCCGTACGCCGGGCGAGGGCCGTCACCCCTGACGTCCTGGTGCTCGACCTCAATCTGCCGGGGATGCCCGGCGTCCAGGTCTGCAAGGAGCTCGTCGGCTCCCATCCCGGCCTGCGGGTCCTGGTGCTCTCCGCGAGCGGCGAGCACGCCGACGTACTGGAGGCGGTGAAGTCCGGCGCCACCGGCTATCTGCTCAAGTCGGCCAGTACGCAGGAGCTGACCGAGGCCGTGCGGAGCACCGCGGTCGGCGACCCGGTCTTCACCCCGGGCCTCGCCGGACTGGTGCTCGGCGAGTACCGCAGGCTGGCCTCCGAGCCGGTGCCCGTCGCGTCCGACGAGCCGAAGGCCCCACAGCTGACCGACCGGGAGACCGAGGTGCTGCGGCTCGTCGCCAAGGGGCTCTCGTACAAGCAGATCGCCGAGCGGCTCGTCATCTCGCACCGCACCGTCCAGAACCACGTCCAGAACACCCTGGGCAAACTCCAGCTGCACAACCGGGTGGAGCTCGTGCGGTACGCGATCGAACGCGGCCTCGACGACGTCTGAGAGCAGGAACGCCGAGAGCGACTGCGCCTCGGCGACACGGGTGATCAACTCCGGTTTATTGCGCGGGAATTGACCTTCCGACCCATCCCTGAGTGACCTGGATCACCATTAGCGTGGTCGTAGCGAGCTCACTTCGGCGAAGGGATGCTTCCATGCGGGTCGGAGTACTGACCGGGGGCGGCGACTGCCCCGGGCTCAACGCGGTCATCCGCGCCATCGTCCGCAAAGGCGTGCAGGAGTACGGCTACGACTTCATCGGCTTCCGGGACGGCTGGCGCGGCCCGCTGGAGGGGGAGACCGTCCCGCTCTCCATCCCGGCGGTGCGCGGCATCCTGCCGCGCGGCGGCACCATCCTCGGTTCCTCGCGCACCAACCCCCTCAATGCGGAGCACGGGGTCCGCCGGATCAGGGACAACCTCGCCAAGTACGAGGTCGACGCGCTCGTCACCATCGGTGGCGAGGACACGCTCGGCGTGGCGGCGACCCTGTCCGACGAGTACGGCATCCCGTGCGTCGGCGTTCCCAAGACCATCGACAACGACCTTTCGGCCACCGACTACACCTTCGGTTTCGACACGGCGGTCGGCATCGCGACCGAGGCCATCGACCGTCTGCACACCACCGCCGAGTCCCATATGCGGGTCCTCGTCGTCGAGGTGATGGGCCGCCACGCGGGCTGGATCGCGCTCCACTCCGGGCTGGCAGGCGGCGCTAACGTCATTCTCATCCCCGAGCAGCGCTTCGACATCGAACAGGTCTGCGCCTGGGTGACCTCCCGCTTCCGGGCAAGCTACGCACCGATCGTCGTCGTCGCCGAGGGCGCCATGCCCGCCGAGGGGGAGCTGATCCTCAAGGACGGATCCCACGACTCCTTCGGCCATGTCCGGCTGTCCGGCGTCGGTGAATGGCTGGCCAAGGAGATCGAGCGGCGCACCGGTAAGGAGGCCAGGACCACGGTGCTCGGCCATGTCCAGCGTGGCGGCACCCCCAGCGCCTTCGACCGCTGGCTGGCCACCCGCTTCGGGCTGCACGCCATCGAAGCCGTCAGGGACGGCGACTTCGGTGTGATGGTCGCCCTGCGGGGCACGGACATCGTGCGGGTGCCGATCGCGGAGGCGACCGCCCGGCTCAAGACGGTCGACCCGGCGCTCTACACGGAGGTCGGCGTCTTCTTCGGCTGAGCACGGCGGGGGTACGGGCCGTATATTCGCGGCTATCCGGTCCGTACTCCTGCCTGTCTGGAGAAACCGTGGAAATCCTGGCATTCGGTGTGCAGTCCGACGAGAAGCCGCTGATCGAGAAGGCCTTCGCCGGACAGCACGAAGTCCGTTGCCTGGACGTCTTCCTCAACAAGGACACCGCGCCCATCGCGGCGGGCTACGAGATCATCTCCACCAGTGTCAACGCCGATCTGGGCAGCAGCGTGCTGCAGACCCTCGCCGCGGGCGGCACGCAGATGATCGCCCAGCGTTCCACCGGCTTCAACAACATCGACCTGGACGTCGCCGAACGCCTTGCGCTGCGGGTCGCCCGGGTCTCCTTCTACTCGCCGTACGCGGTCGCCGAATTCGCCTGGACGCTCGCCATGGCGGTCAACCGACGGATCATCCGAGCCGCGAGCCGCACCCGCGACTTCGACTTCCGCCTCGACGGCCTCCTCGGCCGGGACATGCACGGCCGTACGGCCGGCGTGGTCGGTACGGGCAAGATCGGCGAGGCCTTCACCCGTATCGCTCATGGCTTCGGGATGAAGCTGCTCGGCTGGGACGTGGTCGAGAACCCGGCCTGCGTCGAGCTCGGCATGACGTACGTCGAGAAGGAACAGCTCTTCGCCGAGTCCGATCTGATCAGCCTCCATGTCCCGCTGCTGCCCGCGACCCGTCGCATCATCGGCAAGGACGCCCTGTCCCTGATGAAGGACGACGCGATCCTGATCAACTCCAGTCGCGGCGGACTGATCGACAGCACCGCTCTGGTCGCCGAACTGCGGGCGGGCCGCTTCACCGGCGTCGGACTCGATGTGTACGAGGCGGAGGCCGGACTCTTCTTCCTCGACAAGTCCCTGGAGGGCATCGACGACGACACCCTGGCCCGGCTCGTCACCTTCCCGAACGTGATCGTCACCTCGCACCAGGCGTACTACACACAGGACGCCGTGGCACAGATCATCGAAGCCACCGTGCAGAACGTCGCCGACTACCTGGCCCGCCGCCGCAGCGACAACGTCCTCGTTCCCGCGCTCCGCGAGGACTGAGCCCCGGATCTCCTCCGGAGCCCCGCCCGCGTCCGGCGTCAGCTGTGCACGGGCAGCCCCGCCAGTAGCTCGGCGACGATCGACGCCCCGCGCAGCGTCAGCACCGACTCCGGGTGGAACTGCACCGATGCGAACCCGTCCCCGCGCAGCGCGTGCAGCTCTCCGGTGGCCGCGTCCCGGCTCACCTCGATGGAATGCGCAGCCAGCTCGGTGACCGTCTCGTCGTCGCAGCGAGCGGTGAAGCTGTTGTAGAAGCCGACCGTCTCCGGGCGCCCGAACAGTTCGATCCGGGTCTGCGCGCCCTGGTACGGCACGGTCTTGCGGACGATCTCCAGGCCCAGCTCCGCCGCGATCAGCTCATGGCCCAGGCAGACCCCGAGCAGCCCGTGCCGGTGGTCCCGGACCAGCTCCGCCGCGAACTCGCGCAGCAGCCGCATCTTCGGATCGCCGGTGTCCGCCGGATTCCCGGGCCCGGGGCCCAGCACGACCGGGCCCAGGTGCGCCCGGACAGCCTCGCGCAGCCCCGGCTCGTCGTAGCGCCGCACCGACACCTCCAGGCCCGAGGCGCGCAGCAGATGCGCCAGCATGGCGGTGAAGGTGTCCTCGCCGTCGATCACCAGTGCATGGCCGGACAGCTCCTGCGTACGCTCCTGCATCCGCAGCCAGAACGGTGCGAGCCCGTCCCGCCGGGCGTCCAGCGCGGCCCGCACCCGAGGATCGCCGGCCAGCCGCGGACGTGTCCTCTCGGCC is drawn from Streptomyces sp. NBC_01717 and contains these coding sequences:
- a CDS encoding alpha/beta hydrolase yields the protein MPVLPGAEPFRHEGGEVGVLLCHGFTGSPQSLRPWADHLAERGLTVSLPLLPGHGTRWQDMQVTGWQDWYAEVDRELRALSERCSQVFVFGLSMGGALALRLAAKHGDAISGLVLVNPGNKVHGLAAYALPVVRHLLPSTKGVANDIARDGSVEIGYDRVPLHAAHSLRNFFRLVDTDLPQVTQPLLLLHSPQDHVVPPADSARILSRVSSTDVEEILLEQSYHVATLDHDAERIFDESISFIGRLAPSVGKKGSTSGG
- a CDS encoding lysophospholipid acyltransferase family protein; the protein is MKFSIGGSLKLAFRPWVEGLENIPAQGPAILASNHLSFSDSFFLPAVLDRKVTFIAKSEYFTGPGVKGRLTAAFFKGVGQVPVDRSGARGAGEAAIKAGIEVIESGGLFGIYPEGTRSPDGRLYRGKPGGLARVALATGAPVIPVAMIDTEKIQPPGQLMPKLMRPGIRIGKPLDFSRYHGMEGDRFILRSVTDEVMYEIMKLSGQEYVDIYATAAKRQIADEAKRRAEEEKHAGGKPGMQG
- the macS gene encoding MacS family sensor histidine kinase, which gives rise to MAKRERVVRMSVEQPLWRALTAYRILTMLYASLLAVFGRGEYERPWVAFGYLVVMAAWTLATLPKVAGAVSCTKRFLGADLALALVGILLTPLADFDAQHMDGSTLPSIWTAGSVLAFAIKGGWRWAAFASTFVAAANIVERGEPSRDTFHNVLLVWVAAIAIGYVVEVARASERTLARALEIEAATRERERLARGIHDSVLQVLAMVQRRGTALGGEAAELGRMAGEQEVALRTLVSSGLVPTTRVSEDAAEGAVVRTVEVDDEEDGPAGGAACDLRSLLAPHAGSRVSFAEPGAPVLLAPAAAKELAAAVGAALDNVRVHAGQDAQAWILVEDWPDEVIVTVRDDGPGIAEGRLAQAEGEGRMGVALSIRGRLRDLGGTAELISVPGQGTEVELKVPKVSRTPNDSRGKAGSGR
- a CDS encoding response regulator transcription factor; the protein is MVVDDHPMWRDAVARDLAESGFDVVATAGDGPQAVRRARAVTPDVLVLDLNLPGMPGVQVCKELVGSHPGLRVLVLSASGEHADVLEAVKSGATGYLLKSASTQELTEAVRSTAVGDPVFTPGLAGLVLGEYRRLASEPVPVASDEPKAPQLTDRETEVLRLVAKGLSYKQIAERLVISHRTVQNHVQNTLGKLQLHNRVELVRYAIERGLDDV
- a CDS encoding 6-phosphofructokinase, whose translation is MRVGVLTGGGDCPGLNAVIRAIVRKGVQEYGYDFIGFRDGWRGPLEGETVPLSIPAVRGILPRGGTILGSSRTNPLNAEHGVRRIRDNLAKYEVDALVTIGGEDTLGVAATLSDEYGIPCVGVPKTIDNDLSATDYTFGFDTAVGIATEAIDRLHTTAESHMRVLVVEVMGRHAGWIALHSGLAGGANVILIPEQRFDIEQVCAWVTSRFRASYAPIVVVAEGAMPAEGELILKDGSHDSFGHVRLSGVGEWLAKEIERRTGKEARTTVLGHVQRGGTPSAFDRWLATRFGLHAIEAVRDGDFGVMVALRGTDIVRVPIAEATARLKTVDPALYTEVGVFFG
- a CDS encoding 2-hydroxyacid dehydrogenase, which produces MEILAFGVQSDEKPLIEKAFAGQHEVRCLDVFLNKDTAPIAAGYEIISTSVNADLGSSVLQTLAAGGTQMIAQRSTGFNNIDLDVAERLALRVARVSFYSPYAVAEFAWTLAMAVNRRIIRAASRTRDFDFRLDGLLGRDMHGRTAGVVGTGKIGEAFTRIAHGFGMKLLGWDVVENPACVELGMTYVEKEQLFAESDLISLHVPLLPATRRIIGKDALSLMKDDAILINSSRGGLIDSTALVAELRAGRFTGVGLDVYEAEAGLFFLDKSLEGIDDDTLARLVTFPNVIVTSHQAYYTQDAVAQIIEATVQNVADYLARRRSDNVLVPALRED